The following DNA comes from Triticum aestivum cultivar Chinese Spring chromosome 3D, IWGSC CS RefSeq v2.1, whole genome shotgun sequence.
AAGTACTTGTCAACGCTCCCATTTGGCATGTACTCGTACACCAGAAACAATTCGCCTCTTCGTCTGCAGTATCCTAGCAATGGCGCAAGATTGCTGTGTTGGAGACGTCCTATGCTCACGACCTCCGAGATGAATTCCTTGATGCCCTGCTTCGAGTCGTGTGCAACCTTCTTCACAGCAACCTCCACTTTGGACACCAGAAGGGTGCCCCTGTACACCCTCCCAAATCCTCCGATTCCTAGCAGGTGCGTGTCGCTGAAACCTTCCGTTGCACGGTACAGGTCCTTGTACGAGAACCGCTGTGGACCGAACTCGACCTCCCAATCTTCTCGCAGCTCGGCGTACCGGAAACGTCTCCGTAATACCAGGAGAACAATGGCGCCCAAGGCGAGCACGAACGCTCCGGAAGCTATTGGCAGTACTATGTCCAGCACCTTGGATCGTGGCTTCGGTCCCATGCGCGGAAGCTTTGGTAGCTTCGCGATGTCGATGGCCGGAGCTGGGCCGTTCATGGCGAAGCTCCAGCCAAGCACGTAGTGTCGCACGTTGATCGTGCCGGTCGCCGAGGAGAAACCGACGTACGCGACGTCTGTCACTGCGGTGGTGAGGTTGTAGGTGGTGGTGAACAACGGCCTTACTGGTCGGCCTACCTTGAGGGGAGCCATGGTGACGGTGATTTGTGCAGTCCTGTGGTCGTAATCCACCCAGACCTGCATGGCCTCACGGCTGATCAGGCTCAGGTTGTGGAAGCTACCGTCCTCGTCATCAAAGTAGCCGGCGTAGTAGGACTGCAGCGACCGGAGGCCGTTGACGTTGGCGCCGGCGTGGTTGGCGTTGAGGTCGTCGAACTCCTTGTTCTGGATGGTGTCGAGCTCCACGGCGAAGAAGTGGTTGCTACCGTTGCCGTTGTTCTGGATGTCCGTGAGGCCCAGGAGCTGGCCGGGCAGCGCGGACGAGAAGTTCTTGCTCGACGCCACCACGAAGGCCATGCCGTGGGCGCTCAGGTCGGTGTAGATGGACTGGATGGCGAACACGAAGGAGGCCGAGAAGGACCGCACGGTGCCGCCGCCGGGAGACCCTCCGGCGAAGCGCAGCGGGGTCGGGTAGAAGGCGTGGCCCTTCTGCTGGTCCGTGCCGTTGGTGAGCTCGAGGAGGCCGTCTGGAGTCACCGTGGCCGCACCGTCCAAGGTGAGGTTGGCGCCGGTGAAACCGGAGTAGACGAGTTGGTCATCGCCGGTGGCTTTGGCTGCTAGAACAAGGCAGAGGATGAGGAGCCGGACAAGCATGAGCACACTATTCATCATCGTGGAGGACGGCGAAGATGAGCTGGGTGTGTCAGTCTTGTCGAGGACTCCCAAGGACTACTCCTCTTATGTGTGTACGCTGCTACGAAGTCAAATGGTTGTGCTGGAGACCGGCAACCGATACATGTCGAGCTTTTTACACAGAAGTCGCTATATATCCTATCACCCCGTTTCCTAATTTGTCATGCGACAAAGCGGAGGATTAGCAAAAGGGAGCACCGAGCGAACCTGCCAGCCCATTTAATTAGTAGCTAACAAAGTACTCCGAAGGGAGTACTAATTtaaactaaaaccatgacacttaATTTCGATCACAGGAAGTACTACAGAAATCTCGGTTTTGAAAACCTTCTTCATTCTggttttttcttctattgtttgtTTACTGTTTGTTTACTAGTTTCTTTCCAAGTTTATTGTTGGTGTCGGTGTCGGAGAGACTGACACCAACACCCCTCTCTCTCAAATCTTGTGCAGTAGGCCCTTCCTTGTCGCCACATCAAGGATTTGCTTCAATGGGTCAATAGCTATGACAAAAAGGAGGGGAGAGATGGGGTCCCCTTGTCGTAGTCCCTGGCTATGCTTGATGGTAGTACCAGCCAGCCCATTCAAGAGGATCCTCGAAGATGAGGAACATAGAAGAGCCGCAATCCACTCTCAAAATTTGCTTGGAAAACCTCGCCTCCATAGGAGGTCAAGCAAATACTCCCATTTGACAGAGTTGTTGATACCAGAAGACTGAACTCTAATCCAGAGATGATACCTAAAGCTGGAATTTGGATAGTGGTTTTATTTTGGTTTTTGTTTTGCAATTTGTTGTACataccatatcaagcttattcatAAAATACAGAGAAAAAATGCAAAGAAatgaaaaagaataaaaaaattagTAATTTGCTCTACTGTTTGCGTTTTAAAAATATcacatttaaaaaaattgaaaaaaacacACAAGAAAACGGCTCCCACAAAGAATGGCTCACTACAGTGGGCAAGCCGCTACAGTGCTCAGCTGGGCTACAGGCGGCGGCAATGGGTTACCTATGCGAAACCTTGAAATAGGACCTTCCGGCCCACGGCCTCACGAAGCCCGCGATCGGCGATTTGACGCCATCGATGATGTCAGAGTGAGTA
Coding sequences within:
- the LOC123077380 gene encoding L-type lectin-domain containing receptor kinase SIT2, encoding MMNSVLMLVRLLILCLVLAAKATGDDQLVYSGFTGANLTLDGAATVTPDGLLELTNGTDQQKGHAFYPTPLRFAGGSPGGGTVRSFSASFVFAIQSIYTDLSAHGMAFVVASSKNFSSALPGQLLGLTDIQNNGNGSNHFFAVELDTIQNKEFDDLNANHAGANVNGLRSLQSYYAGYFDDEDGSFHNLSLISREAMQVWVDYDHRTAQITVTMAPLKVGRPVRPLFTTTYNLTTAVTDVAYVGFSSATGTINVRHYVLGWSFAMNGPAPAIDIAKLPKLPRMGPKPRSKVLDIVLPIASGAFVLALGAIVLLVLRRRFRYAELREDWEVEFGPQRFSYKDLYRATEGFSDTHLLGIGGFGRVYRGTLLVSKVEVAVKKVAHDSKQGIKEFISEVVSIGRLQHSNLAPLLGYCRRRGELFLVYEYMPNGSVDKYLHRREGKPILNWAQRWHIIKGIASCLVYLHEEWEKVVIHRDIKASNVVLDGDMNGRLGDFGLARLYDHDADPQTTHVVGTIGYLAPELGHTSKATPLTDVFAFGVFILEVTCGQRPVNPNLEDSQVLLVESVLEQWNKGSLLDAVDKQLGGNYNADEACLALKLGLLCSHPFANARPTMRQVMQYLDRDMPLPEMTPTDLSFQMMTIMQNEGFDQFVMTYPSSTASVDSTSVLTVGR